The following coding sequences are from one Streptomyces sp. NBC_00536 window:
- a CDS encoding pilus assembly protein TadG-related protein translates to MTVQHVRAWWLGRLRQDQGGIAVYTAIVTVALLGIIGLAIDGGGKLRATERADAVAMEAARAAGQAIDPAAAITGAPVRADPTAAQVAAQAYLGRAGAQGSATVSADGTQLTITVHGSYQTKFLGIVGIGSMDVTGHGSARLLYGTTQPQ, encoded by the coding sequence ATGACCGTGCAGCACGTGCGTGCGTGGTGGCTGGGCCGACTGCGGCAAGACCAGGGTGGGATCGCCGTCTACACGGCGATCGTGACCGTGGCCCTGCTGGGGATCATCGGGCTGGCCATCGACGGCGGCGGGAAACTCCGCGCCACCGAACGCGCCGACGCCGTCGCGATGGAGGCAGCCCGCGCGGCCGGGCAGGCCATCGATCCCGCGGCCGCCATCACCGGCGCCCCGGTCCGCGCCGACCCCACAGCCGCGCAGGTTGCCGCCCAGGCATACCTGGGGCGCGCAGGCGCCCAGGGCAGCGCGACTGTTTCCGCCGACGGCACCCAGCTGACCATCACCGTCCACGGCAGCTACCAGACCAAGTTCCTCGGCATCGTCGGTATCGGGTCCATGGACGTCACCGGACACGGATCCGCCCGCCTCCTCTACGGCACGACCCAGCCCCAGTAA
- a CDS encoding TadE/TadG family type IV pilus assembly protein codes for MSGSSGFLGWARRRYVGGDRGSETIAAAIVTPLLLVLLCLAIAGGRIVTSGAKIDAAAEDAARAASISRTYEGAQAEAAAAAARSLNDQGIHCASTSTSVDASGLAVPVGQVGTVTVTISCTVAMGDLLLPGVPGSKTMTSRFTSVVDAYRSKEG; via the coding sequence GTGAGCGGCAGTTCGGGATTTCTGGGTTGGGCGCGGCGCCGGTACGTGGGGGGTGACCGGGGCAGCGAAACGATCGCGGCCGCGATCGTCACCCCGCTGCTCCTGGTGCTGCTGTGTCTGGCCATCGCGGGCGGACGGATCGTCACCTCAGGGGCGAAGATCGACGCGGCCGCCGAGGACGCCGCCCGCGCCGCTTCGATCTCCCGTACATACGAAGGTGCGCAGGCCGAAGCGGCGGCCGCGGCCGCGCGCTCGCTTAACGACCAGGGCATCCACTGCGCTTCGACGAGCACGAGCGTGGACGCTTCCGGGCTGGCGGTGCCCGTCGGGCAGGTCGGCACCGTGACCGTGACGATCTCCTGCACCGTCGCCATGGGCGACCTTCTGCTGCCAGGGGTTCCGGGGTCCAAGACGATGACCAGCCGGTTCACGTCCGTTGTGGACGCCTACCGCTCGAAGGAGGGCTGA
- a CDS encoding TadE/TadG family type IV pilus assembly protein — protein MSSRAGQRLRARVLAALRRRWGGDRGEASLQMAIVFPVVILVTIAVVQAAMWVHARNIALTAAREGVAAARVYQAPDSAGTARARETLQRIAGDSLTATAVTSGGSTTEVRVTVTGSAPSLIPGVSGLSVSQSAGAPRERWTSP, from the coding sequence GTGTCATCAAGAGCAGGGCAACGGCTGCGCGCCAGGGTACTCGCGGCGCTGCGGCGACGGTGGGGCGGGGACCGGGGTGAGGCGTCCCTGCAGATGGCCATCGTCTTCCCCGTCGTCATCCTGGTGACGATCGCGGTGGTCCAGGCCGCGATGTGGGTGCACGCCCGGAACATCGCCCTGACCGCCGCCCGCGAAGGCGTCGCGGCCGCCCGCGTCTACCAGGCCCCAGACAGCGCGGGCACCGCCCGCGCCCGCGAGACCCTGCAGCGGATCGCGGGCGACAGCCTCACCGCCACCGCCGTCACCTCAGGGGGTTCTACGACCGAGGTACGGGTCACTGTCACCGGCAGCGCACCGTCCCTGATTCCTGGGGTGTCCGGGCTGAGCGTGTCGCAGTCAGCTGGTGCTCCGAGGGAACGGTGGACCAGCCCGTGA